A single Leptotrichia hofstadii DNA region contains:
- a CDS encoding STAS-like domain-containing protein → MLDFSGIEASTTRFFNVSIGKLYGEFSEETIDNIK, encoded by the coding sequence GTGTTAGATTTTAGTGGAATCGAGGCGAGCACAACAAGATTTTTTAATGTTTCAATAGGGAAACTTTATGGAGAATTTTCAGAGGAAACAATTGACAACATAAAATAA
- a CDS encoding enterotoxin type A, producing MFTDDYIKQQNASLNFLRIFKNLQELNKELKQDNDKWEEKNNEHLRKITKG from the coding sequence ATGTTTACAGATGACTATATAAAACAACAAAACGCAAGTCTTAACTTTTTAAGAATCTTTAAGAACTTGCAGGAACTTAACAAGGAATTAAAACAAGACAATGATAAATGGGAGGAAAAGAATAATGAACATTTACGAAAAATTACAAAAGGCTAG
- a CDS encoding ERF family protein — MNIYEKLQKARVELQSLGLKMGGHNKFSGFKYFELKDFLPKVNEIFENLKLFSKFDLLENEGVLTVINTEKTDETITFVTPKAEIVLKGQNGLQMIGSTHTYLKRYCYLNALEIVEDDMINATIDKDKQQNKPKEYSTEEEKIKSS; from the coding sequence ATGAACATTTACGAAAAATTACAAAAGGCTAGAGTTGAATTGCAAAGTTTGGGATTGAAAATGGGAGGGCATAATAAATTTTCCGGCTTTAAATATTTTGAACTAAAAGACTTCTTGCCAAAAGTGAATGAAATATTTGAAAACTTAAAACTTTTTTCAAAATTTGATTTGCTAGAAAACGAAGGTGTATTAACTGTAATTAATACAGAGAAAACGGACGAAACAATCACTTTTGTAACTCCAAAGGCTGAAATAGTTTTAAAAGGACAGAATGGATTACAAATGATAGGAAGTACGCATACTTATTTAAAACGTTACTGTTATCTAAACGCTTTAGAAATAGTGGAAGACGATATGATTAACGCAACAATTGACAAAGATAAGCAACAAAATAAACCTAAAGAATATTCGACAGAAGAGGAGAAAATCAAAAGCAGTTAA
- a CDS encoding single-stranded DNA-binding protein, which translates to MAVQKTKDEAEFIDCVAWEKTAENIAEYFGKGNRILIQGRLSVNSYEQNGEKRKFTRVLANTFEFIDSKNSGNGENNNRNRYDSDEDEGFPF; encoded by the coding sequence TTGGCTGTACAGAAAACAAAAGATGAAGCTGAGTTTATCGACTGTGTGGCTTGGGAAAAGACGGCTGAGAATATAGCAGAATATTTTGGGAAAGGCAACAGAATATTAATACAAGGACGTTTAAGCGTAAACAGTTACGAACAGAACGGAGAAAAAAGGAAATTTACAAGAGTTTTGGCAAATACTTTTGAATTTATTGACAGCAAAAACAGTGGTAACGGTGAAAATAATAACAGAAATCGTTATGATTCTGATGAGGACGAAGGATTTCCTTTTTGA
- a CDS encoding siphovirus Gp157 family protein yields MNNLSLIKYELKEINNIINFLDNQNNELDEQTINDTKESVSLLLEEKSDQLELLLKDLELKAENAKKLLISILKKQNKQAKEKSTKSLILEAMQGLDVKRIETETGTFTIKNNNPSLVIDDKSLIPAKFVTMIQSDKIEKEEIKKAIKNGEEIAGVHLETSQSLLVR; encoded by the coding sequence ATGAATAATTTGAGTTTAATAAAATACGAATTAAAAGAAATAAATAATATAATAAATTTTTTGGATAACCAAAATAATGAATTGGACGAACAAACAATAAATGATACAAAAGAAAGTGTTTCATTGCTATTAGAAGAAAAATCGGACCAACTGGAATTACTATTGAAAGATTTAGAATTAAAAGCAGAAAATGCAAAGAAATTGCTGATTTCTATACTAAAAAAGCAAAACAAGCAAGCGAAAGAAAAAAGCACTAAAAGTTTAATCTTAGAAGCCATGCAAGGATTGGATGTTAAGAGAATAGAAACTGAAACAGGTACATTTACAATTAAAAATAACAATCCATCTTTAGTGATTGACGACAAAAGTTTAATACCAGCAAAATTTGTAACTATGATTCAGAGCGATAAAATAGAAAAAGAAGAAATCAAAAAAGCAATTAAGAACGGAGAAGAAATTGCTGGAGTACATTTGGAGACTTCGCAAAGTTTACTTGTAAGATAA